A part of Solicola gregarius genomic DNA contains:
- a CDS encoding SRPBCC family protein: MTETTDSTAVRLDIEVDVPRKRAFQVFTEQFDRIKPREHNLLAVDIAETVFETRVGGQVYDRGVDGSECRWADVLAYEPPQRFVIGWLISPQWQLETDPGRRSEVEVNFTEIAPSRTRVDLVHRHLERHGAGWESAHSALESGGGWPLYLQRYLDVVTEEW; this comes from the coding sequence ATGACCGAGACCACCGACAGCACCGCAGTACGCCTCGACATCGAGGTCGACGTACCGCGGAAGCGAGCGTTCCAGGTCTTCACCGAGCAGTTCGACCGCATCAAGCCACGCGAGCACAACCTGCTCGCGGTCGACATCGCCGAAACGGTCTTCGAGACGCGGGTCGGCGGGCAGGTGTACGACCGCGGCGTCGACGGCAGCGAATGCCGCTGGGCCGACGTGCTGGCGTACGAACCCCCGCAGCGGTTCGTGATCGGGTGGCTGATCAGTCCGCAGTGGCAGCTCGAGACCGACCCCGGCCGCAGGAGCGAGGTCGAGGTGAACTTCACCGAGATCGCACCGAGCCGCACCCGCGTCGACCTGGTGCACCGCCACCTGGAGCGACATGGCGCCGGCTGGGAGTCCGCACACTCCGCACTCGAGTCCGGCGGTGGATGGCCGCTCTACC
- a CDS encoding ArsR/SmtB family transcription factor: MSVSTAEVWTAMGDTTRREILARLSTQPRSVTELAAELPVSRPAVSQHLRVLKDAGLVRLHRTGRQHIYEARPEALNALKAELEAFWRQSLATFKQIAEADDRTGDRP; this comes from the coding sequence ATGAGCGTTTCGACCGCCGAGGTGTGGACCGCGATGGGCGACACCACGCGGCGCGAGATCCTGGCCAGGCTGTCCACACAGCCGCGGTCGGTGACCGAGCTCGCGGCGGAGCTGCCGGTCAGCCGGCCGGCCGTGTCCCAGCACCTCCGCGTGCTCAAGGACGCCGGCCTCGTGCGCCTTCACCGGACGGGCCGCCAGCACATCTACGAGGCGAGGCCCGAGGCGCTGAACGCACTCAAGGCCGAGCTCGAGGCGTTCTGGCGGCAGTCGCTGGCGACGTTCAAGCAGATCGCAGAAGCAGACGACAGGACAGGGGATCGACCATGA